The Cryptococcus gattii WM276 chromosome D, complete sequence region ACGAACGACGTCATTGTTCCAGTTCCTCATCAGATTAGCTGGTGTCGTTGGTCAGtccttttttcttttatttttttttttttccaaAAACGTGAAAGACTCGGAAAGAACTGATTAAAATCGTATTTGATTTAGGTGGGGTATGGACAGTAGCAGCATTCGCGCTCCGGGTGTTCAACAGGGCAACAATGGAAGTTTCAAAAGCCGTAGTTGGCGAGAAAGAGTACATCCCTTCTTCGCTGCATACACCTTTGCCTGCTATGAAGCGCGAACAGTCTGGGTCGTCTGGTTATTTCACAAATGATTCCCCGTCCACATTAGTGTCAAGAGCAACAAGCTGGGTATCGGGGAATAATAGTCCAAACCCCAATGGGAATGATTTGGGGAACTGGAAGTCAAGATAAAATCTTTGTGCATAGGTAGCTATGTTATGCATAAAAGGAGTATTACACTTTGGCAGCGACCTCGGATGGTGGCTGGGTAGACAGTTGGGAAGCGACGTGCTCGGCAGCAGCGGCACGTCGCTTTTTAAGTACATTTTCGATAAAGAATTCACCAGCctaaaaaaaaaaaagaaaaaaaaacaagaACATCAGTCATTTGACCGTTGGGGAGTAGAGACTGTCTCTCACCTTGTAACTTGATCTAACAAGAGGTCCACTGGCCACATACAAGAATCCCATCCCCTCGGCCACCTCTTTCCATTTCGCAAACTCTTCAGGTTCGACATATCGGTCCACCTTCATGTGTCGTTTTGTTGGTCGCATGTATTGACCAAAAGTGACAACATCAACGTCCGACTCGCGTAATCctattttttttttttttttttttttgagTAATGGTTAGCCAATTCGGTTCCAGTGTTTACAAGTGAGGCGGGACTAACGTCTTAACGTTTCGTGgatttcctcttccatctctccGACACCCAGCATGATACTGCTCTTTGTCAAAATCTCCCTGCCCGCGGCTCGGGCACCCTTCTTGGCCTCTTCCAACACCTTTAAACTCTGGTTGAACCCTGCCCGCCTGTCTCGTACGAATGGTGTACACCTTTCAACAGTCTCAACATTATGCGCAAAGACATCAAGACCAGATGCAGCAACGGTATGGACGACTTCAACGCCCTTTGTAGCGAAATCGGGAGTGAGGGCTTCAACGAGAATGTTGGGTGCTTTTTGCTTGATTTTGGAAATGGTAGAAGCGATATGGGCGGCACCGCCATCAACCAGGTCTATAACGCCCAACAGTCAGTCTCATACATACTCGTACCCCCTAAATCAAAGTTGGTCATATCGAGGGCTGTGACGGACCGACGCACCATCTCGATCAACACTTGTCAACACGATATAGCCAAGTCCCCATCGGCTGATTGCTTCAGCAGTATTCTCGGGCTCATGGACGTCCAGTGGAGGAGGCGCCTTGGACGTCTTGACAGAGCAAAATCGACATCCTCTTGTACATTGATCACCCATCAACTGGTCCGAAAACGATCAATCAGCCCCGCGCACGATCGAATCATGGAAACACGGCGACTTCTCTCACCATAATCGTCGCCGTCGCATTCCCTTTACCGCCACCCCAGCATTCGCCAATGTTGGGACATTTGGCTTCTTCACACACCGTGTGCAATCCTAATCCACGAAGTTCCTTTTTTATACCGCTGTAGGACGCGCCAGTGGCGATCGGATGCTTGAGGAAAGATGGCAAGCGAGGTCTAATTTACAAGCATTTGAGTTCAAAAAAAGATGGCAAAAACGAGGCGGCGGCGGGGGGGCCACACCACAAGCAAAACTTACTGTTTCGTGTTACCCAGAACCACACGCTCATTCTCGGGGGGAACATCGCCTGACAAAAAGTCGTCAAAAGTCAACCCATCGTCGAGCTTTTCGAAACGTCGTTTGGACTTTGCAGGCTGAGCGGCAGGAGGGGTCGGGTTGACGGTAGCAAAGGCCCTGGTTGCAGTGGCAGGCGTGGTGGCGAGGGATCGAATGCGAGCTGCTGAGGGGAGCTTTACCATGGCGGGGGGAATGATTGGAATGAGAAAAGAGAGGCAATGGGAAAGGATAGATAAGCGGGGGGGAGAAACTTGGAAATCATGGTGCAACACGGGTCGGATCCCTAATCAGCCGTTGGAAATCTCGGATCAAGTCACGTGATGACCTGCTAATCACCGGCGTTTGGGCCGAAAAATCCAAAGTTCATATCGATCGTGCCGATAATCTCTAACATCCCTCATCGAAAACGCCCATGACCGAACAACGAATTCATGCTGAAATCTTCTCGCCATTTTTCTTCCCCGTCCCCCAATCGACTAAAAAAACTCCCTATACCCGAATTGATCTAGGATTAATGCTGACCCTTCCCCCGTCATTCTCGGCATTAACGCAAGGTGGCTGGAGTCGAGTATGATAGTCTGCGTGCGACTTGTTGATGTCCGCTACCAAAGTAATGGCGATGCGCCGATGCACTATCGCTGCCCACTGATCCCGGCACTAAATCGGTAGCAGATAGAGTGCCTATACTTATCCATGATACACTTGACCAGATACTTCTCACATAACACAATGCATAACCGGCATCATCGCAGAGATGATGGCCACTACTGTCACTATTGTACTAGATCGCTTTATTGTTACTAGCCTGCTTCTTCCGTTTCCATGCAATTCCAGGTATTCACACAAATGCAGTATTATTGTATACTTGCTACAACGACATCCATCTACAGCTGGTCAACATTCATCACCGAGTCTGCTTGCTTTGTGTTGCCCTCCGCCAGCCACGCATCGATCTTGGCCTTTAACTCCGTGTCGGGAATGCAATCCTCATACTTTAGCCTAGATTGACGTAAGATATCAGTTCCAAATGTCTAGATGCAATTAAGACAGTACATAATACTCACGGTACGTTGTTGAAAGGGTCAACTTCCTTTGAAAGCAAGACAGTTCGAATGGTACCTCTATCAATAGTTACTCTAGATACTGGTAAGATGACAGGGTCTTTCATTACTACATATGAAGAGCGTCAGCAGGAACATGAAACATTGCCGACCACCTTTTGACTTACAGGTCGATAACAATGGATCCAAAAACTCGTCCGGAATCTCCCTCTCATCCTCCATTGATATTGTCGCTTTCATGTCTTCAATTTTTTGCGTAAAGCTGACAACTTCGGCTACCTCTCCTTCAGTCATAATGGCTCTGTGCTTTAAAGTCCTCGCAAACTTCATAAACAAATCCTTTGAATAACTTCTACCATCATTGGCGACTGCACGAATGAATTCAGACTCGACAGAAAGGTTGAGATAGATTTGGGCGATAGCTGCCAAAAGATCCTTGGGCTTGAAGTAATATTTGTCGGGATTGGATACTTTAAGATCCGACATCTTTGGGCCAACAAGAGCTGTAAGATTCTCATCCAAGGACTACGTGATGAATTGTTAGCCATCACATCCTCGCACATCAAACCCAACCAACTTACTGCTGCCAAACGGTCTACAATCTCAGGAGCAACAAATGGTTCTCGTGTGGTTGCCGTAAAGTCTCGAATCAATTTGACATTTGATAAACCCATCTGCGTATGCCAGGGAACACTACCCTCCGCCTGCCTCAACTGACCCTCAAGATCCTCTCTCTCTGACTGGGGCAATGCTTCCCAAGAAGCAGTGTTGGCTTTTTGAGACTCTATTTGTCCAATCTTGGCCAAGCCGGTCAAGGACTCTTCGAGATGGAAAGTAGTATCGCTCATGAGCATGTTGACAAAGCGAATGAACTGATCAAAGTCATCACTgaaaaaagataaaaagTTAGACACCCCAACACTACGAGATACAGCAAGGCTTGGGACATACTGCCTAGACTTGACGAATGCTTCCCGGTGGAGAGGGTTTGTCCACATGGCCTTGAAGATGTGGCCAATGTCACGTCTGTGCGACAAGTCAGTTCAAAATCCATTCATATTGGGCTAAAAGGCTTTGCTAACCTAAAGTTGAACTTGTCTGCATGGACCAGTCAGTTTAAAATGTTTAAACTTGAGCCATATTCACTCACCCCAGAATTGCGTATGACCTCCAGTAATCTCCACATCAATGAAGAAACGGATCAAAGTAGGCATCAAGTGGACTGTGGCTATGCTGAGTATACTAAGTCTGTCAAAGAGAGGACCGTTTCGCCAGTAGCCCATGGGGTATAGGCCATACGAGATGATCTAAGATGCTGTTTAGTCTAGTTTTACAAGACACAGTAAAATATAAACGCACTGTAACAAGTTTAGCCTTGAGGAAAGGGTTATTAACGTAGTTGGGGGACAAGAAAGTGATGGCAAAGGTAATAAAGATGTCCTTGTCCACATCGTCGAGCGCATCGGGATCATACCTGGGGCGTTCGTTCGGTTTATTATCAAGTTTTGTTAAAATGCCACTCACTTGGCGAGGAACTCAAAGTACTCTGCAATGTTTTCGATGAAAAATTCTGGCAACATCCTAAAGGCCATTGGAGCTTCCTTTGGTAATGGTAAAGTAAGAGGCGACGATGGGTACTGATGGTTTGGGTCGACAAGGCGGATAAGCCATGTCATAACAAAGCTGAGGAAGGAGACAACCATTCTGATCGTATCTCGATCCAAGAGCTGTGTGTCATAGGCGTGAATAGAAGCATGAAGAACGGACATGTCACTCTTCAATTTTTTGATTGTTGCCTCGCCTTGTGCCTGTAATACCGGATTCTGGAAAAATTGTCAACCACATGTAAAACCCGCACAACAACAATATGTTCCTTACATTTGCCCAATCGCCTGTGGATGCCTCAATTCTCTTCAGttccttttccatctcaCTCAGGTTCTTTTCAGCTCGAATCCTGGTAGAGATAGTCTTGACTACACCTAGATGGAGATAGCTgttgagaaggaaaaaCAAGTCGGAGATGAAGTTTGGTTTCGTGTCCACTAAGAAAGGAGTTTAAGCCTACAGATTTTGCATTGAAAGGTGTGATAACCTACCATCCATGGCGCTTCCAAAATATGCGTCCGCCTCTTCCTTGGCGCCTCTAATCTTTGTCTCTTCTGAGATGTCGATCCTTTTCGAGGATTTATAATATTCTGGATCAACTTTGTCAATCTTGGAGAATCTGGCGTCCATTACCGGCTCAAACAATTTCAGCAGCACGACCTGAAGGTTGATCATGTAGCCGTCTGACGAGACGGTTCGAGGGTCGACTCGCATTCCCGCACGCTTCTCGTTGAGACGCAAAGCAAGGGTGAAAAAGTCAAGAACACCCTCTCTGGCATCTGGTGATGCACGAACGATGGCATTATAGACGTTGAACAGGGACGACTGTCATCAAAAGGTCAGCAAATCTTCTAGGCGACTTTTGCGACTTTTGTTACGTACATGTAAGCTTCCGAGGGTAAATCGAAGGTTGCTTTTGTTCGCGTCAAtgtcttccttctttctttcgGTGGGGTTAGAAAAATAAGTCTTCCAAATTTCAGGCTGTGTACATGATTATTTTAGACAGAGAATTACATGATCAGAATCGACGCTAGTTGACTCACGAATTCCCTGGGGAAGACATTCAGACGGGTAAGAGGACCTAAAAGAGATTGCCATTCAAGCTTTGGAGCTGTCACATTCGGAGCCAACCAGATAGGTAACGTGGGGAGCTGATAACCGATCAGCCTTAATGATCAGCTTTTAGACATATGCAACTTACAAGTGCGGCTATAGGTTTGACCTGTACCAACAAATTCATAGCACCCAAATATCTCCTCCACTCCGCGCCCATGATATCCGGAGTAGGGGTGATTTTGAACCACTCTTGGAAGAATAGACTGAGCGTCGGCGTGATAACATCCTTTAAAGTATCATTATCAAAACCGGCAGCGAGGTCCTGGAGGAAAGGTAATAGGTCGTTGGGTTGAAGTGGACCAGGTAGCGGCGCTGGAGCCGAAGAGGTAGACACGAGAAGGTCACCGGATGACGGTTGATAAACAGAAAGAAGGAGCGGGAGGAATTCGGCTGCTCCAAGTGGTTTCCTAAGAATCTAGTGTTACTTTCGGCGTCTCGAGTGATCCAAACAAACTCACTCTGCCGGTTGCGGGAACATGGTCGGGTCCTCGATGGTCATACCACAATAAGAAACAACTAGCCCCTTGATCTTATCCACCGATTTGCTCCATTGACTCTTTTCATCCTCGGAAAAGGCATACCGGTTGGCGTCTCTACTAGCTTGGTACAATCTCTTCCAGCACCCAGCAAGGTATTCGAAGACAGTCTCATTCTGAGGTAGCCCAGCAAGAATTGTAAGAACATCGGGGTCATCGGATTGAGCCATAAGTGTGGGATCCATGGAGAGACGGGCAATGAGAAGTCTATCAGCTAGTTCTATGTCGGTTTTGAGCGGAGGAGGATAGTCTATCACATTAGCGCTTGATCAAGGCAGGCACAACTTACTCTCTTCATTGAGCTCCTGTTCTAGGTCTTTGAGCCAACAAAGGAACCAATCAGTTTCCTGAGCCTTTTGCTTCTATGTAAACAGTTAGTTGCGAGCTGATACAGTGCGTAAATGGACCAACGTTTAGAGTAACGGCAAATATTTGGCCAACCTTCTCGGTCTCCCATGCTTTGTATTCCGCCTTGACAAGTGGCTGAATTGGCTTGGTGTGTACAATTCTCGGCCCCACTGGTTCATCCCTGGGAGTACTAGCGGATGATGGTCTCTTGAGCGAAAGACTGGGCGCAATGGAAGGCTTGGGCTGGACCGCTTGAGGATCAGGTTTAATAGAAGCAGAAGAGGGCTTCTGGGACACTGTAGCGGGGGAGGAAGGTCTGGAACTTGCGGCGGGAGGAAGGTTTGAAAGGAGCCTTGAAGAGGCGGAGGGCGGGTGATGGAGCTCGGGAGTACTGCTAGGAGAGGGCTGTTGCTGTGACTGGGTCTGAGAAGGGACGGGGGTGGAGGTGCCAAGGCGTGCGAGACGCTTGAGACGGATCTGTGGGCGAGTGAGAGGTGTCCTGATCTCAGTGTGTGCTTACCTTGTCAGCATCTGAAAGGTTTGGGTTGTCTGCCATGGTGGGGTGGAGGGGGAGACAGGGGGAGAAGTAGTAGAGTAAGCAGTTCGAGCACTTTATTAATGACGCTTCATAGCAACTAAAGCGGCGGCCACAACGCGACATCCTCGCTTTTCCCACGCTCGCACAATCCACCAAAGTTATTATCGCACAATCCACCACTACTGacaacagcaacaacaaaTACAACCACAGACCACCCGCCTGCATACCATGGCACAAGTCGTACCCTCCCTCGACCACCCATCTTCCTACCGCGATAGCAGGTCAGAGGTATGtatttccttcttcataCGCAGGGAACAGTGCTAATTTCACACCCCAGATTGATCGAGAAACTGAGCGCCGACTTTTGGCCCAGTCGAGCACACTCTACATTGGTAACCTCAGTTTCTACACCACAGAGACCCAAATGTATCAACGTGAGTTTCCAAGGGCCGTTTGGATATGTCCCTTGCTAATGATATGGACTAGTATTCTCGACTTGTGCCAAACCCGAAATCGGCGGAGGTATCAAGAGGTGGGGATTCCCTTTTCCAAACCATATCGCAGTAAGCTCATGCGTTGATTTAGAATTATAATGGGTCTCGACCGGAATACCAAGACGCCGTGTGGTTTCGCTTTCGTCGAGTACTTTCTTCATGAAGAAGCAGTCGACTGTATGCGATACATCTCTGGCACTAAGCTCGATGAGCGAGTAATCAGATGTGATTTGGATCCGGGATACAAAGAGGGAAGACAATTTGGTCGAGGACGAAGTGGTGGACAGGTTCGAGACGAGTTTAGACAAGAGTACGACAGCGGACGAGGTGAGCTTAATTGCTGTTCTAGATACTTTAAAGGGACACTAATGTACAATCATAGGCGGCTGGGGCCATCAACGtttggaggaagaaagaaggaggcAAGAACAAGACAGACTGCGTTCGCAAATGCAGTTCGACACCTATGCTGCTGTTGGTGGCCTTGGTCTTGCAGGCGCCGACGTTCCTCGAGGTGAAGACTTCTTTGCAGACCGACAAAAGCGTGGCAGAAGTGAAGACGAGGAGGAGATTGAAAGACgtgaagatgaaaagcGTTTACGGGGCGAACGAGACGATGAGTAAACATCACAACATCCTGTATAGTAAAGCATGTATCCAGTTATATGCTGCATGACCAAAGCCCATCTATTTCTGTACCCGCGAGTAGATTGGCGACTTCTTTTCGTGGATTTGCGGTTGTCCTTCTGGTGATCCGGGGATGTTTTTAGTGAGACCCTATAAAATTAAAGATAAGCACCATGTCATAGGCTCAGATCACATGCGTCGAAACACTGACAAGCTTTGTAAATACACATTGGTTGAGTGCCTTTTCAGGTTTTCGGCATGCTTGGAAGTACTATTATCAAAATTAGATCTGCTACAATCGCATTGTGTCATGGTTAAATTCCCCCTCACCTGGTTGTTCTTTTCCAAGCATTGCCAATGAGCATCAAACTCAGTCAAACACGTCTCCCTCAACTTGCTAATCCTAAAAAGTAAAGGAACATACTGTCAGCCTCCATCTACGTGCGCGCTCGTATGTCGCAACCCAAGAGACTTACAACTCCTGCGCGCACCGTGTCACCTTTCTGCCTTCCGCCAAACAGTGAGCCGGATCCCTGTTCTCCTGCTTACAAAGCATAAAGTCCTCTGTTGAAATCAGTCACATGCACGAAAACTGCCTTATGCACGACTTACCATTCACCTCCTTGCAGTGTTGACcaatgaagaaggaagcgCTTTTCAAGGGGGCGGAGGTGACGCCCAGCTCGTCGACATGCGGCACATTGGAGGGCAAAGGGTTGGGGTCGGAGTACTGCTTGTCGTGGAGGACGGCGGGGCGGTGTGTGGCCATGGTCGGTGCTGTAGCGGGGGTGGTGCGTTGGATATGGAATGCAGAGATGGTGGTTGGTGGTTGATATTGAGCAGCGACGAAGCCATGTGGCTTTGCGCGCCTGAGGGATATAGGCACGGTATTAATAACGCCGAGGGAGTGTCTGGGAGGTGGCGGTCGACTGTACCGGCTGTACCTGCCTCCACCTTGCGCCTCCACCAGACAAAGAGCAGCGAAGAAAGATTGAGATCGACCTGATAATAGAGCAATATTTTGCCACTCATCTAAAAAAAACCTATCGGTCCTTCATGTCTAGACGTAGCAGAGCAGGTGGAGCAGTCCGTGGCCCTTCGTCTGCTCTTACTTCTTTCCTTGCCGTGCGTCCTCCTTATCTTAAAGTAGCTCGAGAGCGCCGCTCACACCGACTATCGCAGGGCCTCGGTGTTGAACCATCGCATCGTATAAACACTTGGGGAGATCGTTCAGCCGTTGAAACGCCTACCTCTGATGGGCATCATCAACACGCTGACCCGGCCAATGTAGTCACCGATGATAATGTAGAGGCCGGCCCTAGTAGTGTTGGACTGGGCACACCGTCATTTGACGAAGAGGGCGATTTACCTGTTGGGTTCaagagagggagagggacAGATGTGAGAGCATCGATCTTCTCTCAACATGTAAAACAGACATATACTGACAATGTTTTAGAGCGATGAAGATTACAAGATCAAACGTTCTCGAGCCACTTCTATCGATTCAGATGATCTCGATGCAGACGATACTCCCGTGATCAATCACAACGCTCGGACGCCAAAACCAGCCCCCCAATCTTCAACAAATGTGCCTGCTGGTCCCATGAGACCTATAGGAGAGTTTATGGTCTGTGGAGAGTGTACTAAACGGTTTACAGTGGTACGTTTCCTATTATCAGTCAGATTTTACAATGCCTTGACATGATGATGCAGACAGCATACACTAAAGAGCATCCTACCAATGCCCAGACATACCTATGTGTCCAGTGCTGCTACGCGTTAGGAATTGATCCCTTTGCAAAGCCTAAAAAGGCCGCCGCAAAGAAAGCAGTCAAAAAACAGGATAGGGCCAAGATTGTCCACTATGAACAACGACGAGGAGTTAATTCTCTAGGAGACATTTGCATTCAAGTAAATGGTTTTTCAGCTCTACCGTAGATCTCCATCTCTAACTCCAATGCCAGCTTGTAGGCAAATATATTGAGAACGTTGAGCAACTAGGCGACATTGGCAGTATCAACATGGATAAAGTCTGTAGAATTATATGTAAGGGTCGCCGATTGTGAGTACGAAATGGGTGATCCTAGGTCGGATGTAGCTGATGTAGGATAAAGAACGCCTGAAACTGCGTCTTTGTTTTACTCTGTCGAACGCGATTCGTTAGATATGTATGATTGCACTCGTATGTGTACCAAACTTATCTTATCAACATCTAACACGTTTGTAATAGGTCTTACTCCGGAGGCTTTCTTCACTCTGGCAAATCTTTGCCCCAATCTGCAAACATTGCGTCTTGATCTTGTGGGGCAAATGTCTACAGAAGTAGTCCGTCACTGGGCCAACACTTTGAAACAACTCAAGCGGATAGAACTTCACGCCCCCTTTCTTGTGAGGAAGGAAGCCTGGATTGAGTTCTTCCGAGCAGCTGGGGAACGATTGGAAGGTTTTCTTGTAACTCAGTCACCAAGGATTGACAGTGAGACCGTACATGAGTTGGTCAAGAATTGCCCAAATCTGACAGAGCTCAGGCTTTCAGAGATTGGCAAACTTGACAGTGAGATGCTTGAGGAACTTAAGCCTCTCAAGAAGCTCAGGTTCCTTGATATTTCCTCCCCTCCTGATTCCCTGACGGATGATGCCATCATCAACCTGCTTGAAGCCGTAGGCAATTCTATAGAAGATCTTAATCTGGCCGACAACTTTGACTTGACCGACGCCATTCTCCCAGCTATTGCCAAATACTGCCCTCGACTCCATTCATTATCCCTGCGCAACCTCACCGAGCTTACGGACGAAGGCGTCACAGCGTTTTTCGAATCGCTCCAAGCCAAGGATCACCAAGGCCTGCGTTGTATTGATATGGAAAAGGGCCATGAGCTCAGAGATTCTGCTTTGGGAGCTCTGATCGCTCATTCAGGCGAGACTGTAGAGTGGCTGAGCCTCCTCGGTTGGAGGAAAGTGGCGCTCGAAGCATTGAATGCGTTGGTCAAATGCAAGAACCTCAAATATCTGGATGTTGGATGGTGTCGGGCGGTCAATAATTTTTGGGTCAAAGACGTGTTGGACGGATGTCGTGCTATCGAACAAGTCAGAGTTTGGGGTACGTggtcttcttctctctttccgACGCGTTACAGTATCTGATAAACAAGTCAGGCTGCAATGAATTGTCCGATGGTGTGCCCCGAAAGAAAGGAGTGAAAGTGGTCGGGATCGAAACGCATTCAATCTAGAGTCTGAAGTCTTGTAATTTGATAGCATGTATAGATGTTGTTCCCATATGTGTCTTGTGAAATGCATAGTTGCTCGACGAGGATAAAGTGCATGGAACAAGATGCATTCTGCAGTGCCACAGGAATCGGCGATAGAGTTTTATGGTCGACTCGCCACTATAAGCGAGTATCGCCGAAAGGTTCCGCGGTGGAGGTCGCCCTTGGTGGGCATTTTCCAGCTTGTCATAGAATACGCCAGACTTTTCccctctttttttcttccGCTCATATATATCGTGTGTCTTCCTCTTTGCTTTTTCTTTCCACCGAAAAATCAAAACACCATGCTCTCCCTCTCTCGAACACTCCGATCCACTCAGGCCATCAACCCCCTCCGAAGCGTCGCTGTAGGTTCACCCCTTCATTGGCCACTCGAGTCTCCACTGACATTTGCCGCAGAGGACGACTTCCCCCCTCCTCGCTTCCAAGCGATTCAACAGTGGCAAGGTTTCTGGTCCTGTGATTGGGTGAGCGATCATAGAATATGAATATATTCGATTTAATGCTAACGGGCCAAATCAGTATCGATCTTGGTACTACCAACTCTTGTGTTTCGTGAGTGACGCTTAGGTATTTCTAAGACCACGTGTCCGTTTACTAATTTGTATCAGTATCTTCGAGGGTGGCGCTCCCAAGGTGCTTGAAAATTCTGAGGGTGCCCGAACAACTCCTTCCGTCGTTGCTTTCACCAAGGGTGAGTTTTTAAGAGATGGAGAATAAAAAGGAGTAGCGCGCGATGGCGTAGCTGCTTATGAAGTCGTACCGTACTGACTTTCAAACCCTGCGTAGATGGCGAGCGTCTCGTTGGTCAGCCTGCAAGGCGACAGGCGGTCGTTAACGGCGAGAACACCATTTTTGCCACTAAGCGGTAAGTGAAATTGGCTGACTTGAGAGTAGATAGGTCGTTGATGCTGGTTGATCAGATTAATTGGACGAAAGTTCAAGGACGCCGAGGTCCAGAAGGACATCAAGAACGTTCCCTACAAGATTGTTGCTCACACCAACGGTGATGCCTGGGTTGAGGCTCGTGGCGAGAAGTACTCTCCCTCTCAGATCGGTGCTTTCGTTGTCAACAAGATGAAGGACACTGCTTCTGCGTACCTCGGCAAGCCCGTTAAGCATGCCGGTAAGTATACATTTGATTTTGCAGCATCAGTAGCTAACCCTCGTTTTCCAGTCATCACTGTCCCTGCTTACTTCAACGACTCTCAGCGTCAGGCTACCAAGGATGCTGGCTCTATCGCTGGTCTTGAGGTTCTTCGTGTCATCAACGAGCCTACTGCTGCCGCTCTTGCCTATGGTCTCGACAAGAGCGAGTCCTCCGTGATTGCTGTCTACGACTTGGGTGGTGGTACTTTCGATATCTCCATCCTTGAGATGCAGAAGGGTGTTTTCGAGGTCAAGTCTACCAACGGTGACACTCACCTTGGTGGTGAAGACTTCGACATCGCTCTTGTTAACCACATCTTGGCCGAGTTCAAGAAGGAGACAGGTATCGACGTTTCTGGCGACCGAATGGCTATTCAGCGAATTAGGGAGGCTGCCGAGAAGGCCAAGTGCGAGTTGTCTTCTGCCGGTGCCACCGACATTTCTCTTCCTTACATCACTGCTACCGCGGAGGGTCCTCAGCACATCAACCTCAACCTCACCCGTGCTCGTTTCGAATCCATTGTCAAGCCTCTTGTTGACCGAACTATTGAGCCCTGTAAGAAGGCTCTTAGCGACGCTGGTGTCAAGGCTTCTGAGATTAACGACGTCATTCTTGTTGGTGGTATGAGCCGAATGCCCAAGGTCATTGAGACTGTCAAGTCTACTTTCGGTAGGGAGCCTAGCAAGGGTGTCAACCCCGATGAGGCTGTTGCCATCGGTGCCTCCATCCAGGCCGGTGTTCTTGCCGGTAACGTCACCGACATTCTCCTTCTTGATGTCACCCCTCTTTCCCTTGG contains the following coding sequences:
- a CDS encoding DNA dependent ATPase, putative (Similar to TIGR gene model, INSD accession AAW46462.1) encodes the protein MSRRSRAGGAVRGPSSALTSFLAGLGVEPSHRINTWGDRSAVETPTSDGHHQHADPANVVTDDNVEAGPSSVGLGTPSFDEEGDLPVGFKRGRGTDSDEDYKIKRSRATSIDSDDLDADDTPVINHNARTPKPAPQSSTNVPAGPMRPIGEFMVCGECTKRFTVTAYTKEHPTNAQTYLCVQCCYALGIDPFAKPKKAAAKKAVKKQDRAKIVHYEQRRGVNSLGDICIQLVGKYIENVEQLGDIGSINMDKVCRIICKGRRLTPETASLFYSVERDSLDMYDCTRLTPEAFFTLANLCPNLQTLRLDLVGQMSTEVVRHWANTLKQLKRIELHAPFLVRKEAWIEFFRAAGERLEGFLVTQSPRIDSETVHELVKNCPNLTELRLSEIGKLDSEMLEELKPLKKLRFLDISSPPDSLTDDAIINLLEAVGNSIEDLNLADNFDLTDAILPAIAKYCPRLHSLSLRNLTELTDEGVTAFFESLQAKDHQGLRCIDMEKGHELRDSALGALIAHSGETVEWLSLLGWRKVALEALNALVKCKNLKYLDVGWCRAVNNFWVKDVLDGCRAIEQVRVWGCNELSDGVPRKKGVKVVGIETHSI
- a CDS encoding heat shock protein, putative (Similar to TIGR gene model, INSD accession AAW46461.1), with translation MLSLSRTLRSTQAINPLRSVARTTSPLLASKRFNSGKVSGPVIGIDLGTTNSCVSIFEGGAPKVLENSEGARTTPSVVAFTKDGERLVGQPARRQAVVNGENTIFATKRLIGRKFKDAEVQKDIKNVPYKIVAHTNGDAWVEARGEKYSPSQIGAFVVNKMKDTASAYLGKPVKHAVITVPAYFNDSQRQATKDAGSIAGLEVLRVINEPTAAALAYGLDKSESSVIAVYDLGGGTFDISILEMQKGVFEVKSTNGDTHLGGEDFDIALVNHILAEFKKETGIDVSGDRMAIQRIREAAEKAKCELSSAGATDISLPYITATAEGPQHINLNLTRARFESIVKPLVDRTIEPCKKALSDAGVKASEINDVILVGGMSRMPKVIETVKSTFGREPSKGVNPDEAVAIGASIQAGVLAGNVTDILLLDVTPLSLGIETLGGVFTRLINRNTTIPTKKSQTFSTAADGQTAIQVKVYQGERELVRDNKLLGDFQLTGLPPAPKGVPQIQITFDIDADGIVNVSAIDKATNREQSMTIASSSGLSDNEIEQMVADSEKYAEADKARRLVIEEANKGESFVVDTEKSMTEFEAQLDAAEREKVKKLLAELREVAAKGAAGDASVKADDIRQALDAAQQASLGLFQKVYEKRNAESRDNNTESSESSQSTEGEKKQ